The Branchiostoma lanceolatum isolate klBraLanc5 chromosome 5, klBraLanc5.hap2, whole genome shotgun sequence region actgaacaaaggaacaatggatttccatagctaatgaggaaaatctatatttgcagtgttttccattatcagactcaaatacatgtaacgtatgtagtttatggaaagtggagcatcaacagatatcaattatgcaaataaattcctaatttgcataattaatgcaaaacaccatagtTCATTTAAttagaaaattataggactgtcaatattgaaacatgtaagttagatctttatgaccaagcatatattttttttcgtttctgcAGGAGGAAGCACGGGTAACGAAGATTCCCGAGGAAAGGTACAAGGTGTGTCTTTTCAAGACCTTGTCATTTCTTCACGGAAACTGGGAAATGAAAGTTATGTTCGATCCATTAGCGTACTCTTTATTACAAAATCTCACATtcatcactacagcagggggcttgtCCAGTGGTAGTAGTATGCGTTCAACTTTCAGATGTACTCTTTGGCGGTGCTAAAGccgccctctcactggacccgcggcacgctggcggcgtcactgcggccgatcgaattgacaaagcactcaacaaattttatcgacaaaaaacgaatctttttaatttttgtgtgttttgttgtcttttcgttcatacttgtacgttttgaatgatattttctatttataaagtcaaggataacacaaatccagtttaggacgcagcgacgccgcgagcgtgccgcgggttcagtgagaggatGGCTTAAGTGTCGAGTGTAGGAAACAGTATGTATCATTATATTCAAATAAATGCTTTGGTGTGACCTGGCTAGCGTTGAACCCGAGACCTCGCTACCGAATGCTATAAGCgagcaatctacatgtaccaactgTTCTATCGCACCTCTCGTTTAATAGaatttatgtatttttcattaaCTAATTTTTACACGCAACTCTGCAGATGGTGGTAGAGCGACTGGCCAAGAGGTACATTCTCCGCCGTGAAAGAGCGACAGACGGAACTGGGTAGAAACACACGGAACTGGATAGAAACACACGGAACTGGGTAGAAACATAAGGAACTGGATAGAAACACACGGAACTGGATAGAAACATACAGAACTGGATAGAAATACACGGAACTTGGTAGAAACACACGGAACTGGGTAGAAACATACGGAACTGGATAGAAACACACGGAACTGGATAGAAACACACGGAACTGAATAGAAACACACGGAACTGGGTAGAAACACACGGAACTGGGTAGAAACACACGGAACTGGGTAGAAGCACACGGAACTGGAAAGAAACACACGGAACTGGATAGAAACACACGGAACTGGATAGAAACACAAGGAACTGGGTAGAAACACACGTAACTGGGTAGAAACAGCCGGAACTGGGTAGAAACAAACGGAACTGGGTAGAAACACACGGAACTGGAAAGAAACACACGGAACTGGATAGAAACACACGGAACTGGGTAGAAACACACAGAACTGGATAGAAACACACGGAACTGGGTAGAAACACACGGAACTGGGTAGAAACAGCCGGAACTGGGTAGAAACACACGGAACTGGATAGAAAAACACGATACTGGGTAGAAACACCCGGAACGGTAGAAACACACGGAACTGGATATAGAAACACACGGAACTGAGCAGAAACGCACTACAATTGAGGCAAACCCTTTACATGACTAGAACATTTATTTTCGTCtttagaaacaaacaacaaaagttgTGTATGTTGTATTTAGTTTAGTGCGTTGATATTTGTAGAAGGTCCTGTATTTTTGTCATAAATGTAATGCATTCGTAACATTCGGTAAAGCTTGGTGTTTGAAGATAGCACCCATTGTCCAGTCACATTTTATTAACCACAATTACTCTATTTGCCATATGTTTTTTTGATAGTACTATATTATGATAAGAGATGGTCTCTGCAATGTGTACATCACAAATGCCAACGAATTTGGTACAAACGTAACCTGCATGCCTCAACTGCACTTTCGCTACGTCGAGAATTCTTGGCTATGTTGTGACTTTGAAACAATGCCGTATACCCGAACTTACTTATAATTATATGCTACAATAGGATAAAATCTTATCGACATCTGCACAGGTGCAGGCAAAAGTAGGTGATCATCAAAATTTCACCCTCTTAaagctcgattcgttggctcgctcgcgtacattggcgtaggggccctgctctttagccccggtagacacggttctggcgccggcgccaccaaaacagcttcagccaatcagagggtttgctaaacctcatctagtgcaaaagcgcaaaggacgctgggaatctatcaaccaatcagcttacgtctcacatcgttactttaggttcagaacaaatgaaccgccaaattgtgccaaatgaggatagctcattaattattcatgagcaactgtcagtaacgtcgccagaaccgtgtctaccggagctaaagggcccctacgcgagcgagccaacgaatcgggcgataggggtcctgcttttaggagggtgcaaAATTTGGACTTCATTACAATCTTGGATATCATACAGCTTTATATGATACATTTACTTACTGGAATGTTGTGTGTTCTGCAAAATATTACTTAACAGTAAAGAACGTGGCAAGTTTATGTTCAACTGTACAGTCATGCGGCCAGTGCTGTCTTGTATATTTGTACCTTCATCAAGTTGTACTTGGATACTCCCATACTACAGAGAGTAGGAAAATCATAATAGCATGATACATACATATGGCACAACTTAACGATCTTTCTAATTAAAGCATACAGCAGAAAAGAACCATAAATACACGAAAAATGCACAGTTCAACATCTTGATTAAACATCTTACTTAAGTATCTCTTACAAATATAGAAGCAACAACAGCAGTATAACAATAATACaatctttttgtttttcattaaaaATAAATCACAGTTCTGTAAATGCAAAGCTTTGGATATCTTGAGTACTTCTTGCTATCTTGATAACTGTTTGTCACATGCTACTATAAGCTTCTCACATACTACTGGTTGTTTCCAcattaaacaaagaaaacatttacatgtatcatcttATCTTTGACAAGATACACAACAAACTTGACTTCCTGAAAGTTGAATTTCAATTCTAGGTTATGGCAAGTACTCTTTACTAAAACTTAAAGGGTTTCCATTTACACTATGATGTGTACACTACAACGTAACGTATTTTCGCGATTAACGTACGCACCctaattaaagtacgcacctcGGTTCGACCAAAGTGCCAGGCAAATTTGCGGCCTTGAAACGTACAATGAGGAACcccgaataaagtacgcaccccttctcctgGCCGATGTCACAGTTGAAATGTGACAGtttcaaaagtgcgtacttAAGTGGAGAAAATACGGTATTTGAAATATTTAACATCCGTAAGTTATTGAATGACATACACTGACGAAACAAGGAGCTatggaaattgtttttccattttttctAACTCGTACCCTTCTAGGTAAACTCAAACCTATGAAAGACCACTCTCAACTTTTCCACAGTGTCACATACAAGAATATCAAATGTTCAACATGTCATTGGAAACTTCCCATTTTTATAAGATTTGACACAATATAAGATTGTACCACATTTTTATCTAAATCAAATGAAAACAATATTTATACACACTTTTCATGaagattgaatataaaacaaTTATTTTTGGGAAGTTCAAGTAACACTTGCCTTGGCCAGTTTGGTTCACATAGTTATATACACAATGGAAAATGTGTATAGTAAGATTACATATCTGAGAAGCCTGTTTTTACAGTAGTTTTGTTGTACTCCTGGCAAAGAACAGTTACAATGTAGTCACAATTTATCGAACATATAGCATACTGCTTGACTAAGTTGGTCCACTTAAATGTTATATACGTATTACTTAAAGACAACATACTTTCTCACTAAAATACTTCTTACAATTCAAACATGAATATTGCACAATTTTCCTTTTACACATATTCATGGCTTTATACAATTTTAAATATACATTCTTATCAATCTCTCAACTAAACAACTTCCTCCAGGGTCTCCACACCTAATGTTCTTATTTCCAACTCTGTACTCCAGTGTCTCAGTGTGTTATGGTACCTAAAATTATCGTCACTGCTTGGATAGTAACCATATAAGGCATTTGCAGTTACATGACTGTTGTAATCTAACATGTATCATGTTGGGAGATTACAAGATAGGTCTTGTAAGATCTTGTAAGAGGAATGTTACAATAGTCTAGTCTTCAATTTTTTCAAACCCAACATGCCCACACTTTTAGCCACTGCATGTTAAggcatcctcccagcagacccgatatgttcgttacctcccatagcggccctgcccttccgaaCCCCTGAACACgattctggcgacgtcaccaccaaacagctttcagccaatcagagggtttgctaaagatCATCTctagcaaagccgcaaaggatgctgggaagctatcagccaattagcttacgtcttacatcgctacttaattattcatgagcaactaacgactTTGTGCTAAATAAGGCTACCTCATTAATTATtgatgagcaactgtcagtgacgcccccagaagccaaaatctccgttcaaaagatcggggctgagaccgggagggtttgccgaacattttCCGAGCGGGCTTCAGcactgataaaggagggtgtgTTAAGGTAGCACCATACAAtgactttttttctctctcagaATTGTTTGACGTCTGGACATTTAAACTTACTTCCATCCTTCCACTCACCAAGATGGCAGAAGCAGCTATCTTTCAGCTGTGATGTCATTTACAAGCACAGCATTGCTATTTACAAGTTACGCTCCTTCAGCACAACCACAGTCAACTTCACCAACCTTTTGGGTGTTTTTCAGCTGCTTTCGTAAGGAGTAACAGAGATCTATCCATCATACTGATGGAAGCAGCTGAATTGTTGGTGACAACATTGGGTGCGGTTGTGcttaaaaaaaaacctgtacaagtgaccacctctgcataaggaccacctggccactgtgGCCACTTACTGGACATTTGAATATCTTTTCCATTGACCCACACATTAATAGTCCTCTCTGTTGTGACCACCTGTCAGGTGTGCTCATTGTCTTAACatcccttgagtggtcactacagacaggtttgactgtacttgcaAATGACTTGACCACTCACAAGACCAATACTATGTTGGATTTTTAAAATAACGATCCCAGACTCCCTCAGCTGCTGATGTACTGCCATCTCTCCAGACTGCCCGTGTTGGTCTTGGTCACGACGACGTCGGGCGATCCCGACTGGTCAATCTGCGTGTCGTCGTAGGAGTAGTTGATGGCGGAGGGGTCGGGGAGTTTGAGGTTGGTGTAGGACTGGGGCAGGTGGACGTCGTCTGGTTCGTCCTCCTGTGCCTTGTAGGAGAAGTTCAGGGAGGTGGGCCGGGGGTCCCTGTGAAGGGGGGGATGCTATGGTTAATGGTTATGAAATGTGGCGCAAAATACATTCAGCCcatcacacatagctgaccatggtCTCCTTACCTTctcatggttgggagttagtaatctgtggttgggagttggttggTATGGAtgcctactagtctttaaacGTTATCTGTACCAGCCAActacaaattttgaaaattcaaagtaGAATTCTACAatcagaggagtgaactggagttagagtaggatggattccaggctgctCTCAACCATGCGCCGACCTTGGGAGTAGACGGGAATAAAGTCGTGTAAAGATCCTTGATGTGTAACAGAGGCGTTAGTTATCATTTTACTAGTGGATGTTACTTGCTTCTGTGTTACTTGGCTTATTTACAGGGATGCTCAGAAGGTTATGACACTAtgaaatttttttcttgtatgtGTTAGATTGTTTGAATAGAAATGATTTTCAGGTGTGTAGTTTGACACTTGGACATAACTCTAATTTATCAAATCCCTAAAGAGCTAACCAAGGAATGTCCGGTTAGACTTACCCAAAGAACTCACTAAGGAATGTCCAGTACACCAGAGGTGCAAAACAGGTGAAGTAGGCAAGGGTGGTGGCATCAACAACACTGGGGGaaacaatatcatatcatacatgtaatacataagTATCAAGATTATGTAGCATACATATGATGTTTGAAGCTGGAATGTAAATTATCTAATTCAATACCACAATCATCTTTTTTCTATAATCAGTATCATCTAACTTTTAACATGAAAAAGCATtcactttaagtttaagttcaAGACACTAACAATATTGAAAATCTATAACCACACACCAGAAGTAATCAGTAGATCAGAATACCAAGGAGAGTAAGAGAAATGGTCCAACATTTGTAAGGTAAGTTGCAAATTCTCAATGGAAAATCTCTGAATAATGCTCCTCTTAAAGGTATAACACATAGAAGAAGGACATGTTCTTACCAGAGGCCATTCCAGATGTCACAATACAGCAGCATACTGCCGGTGGCCTGGGTCACATTTAACACGGCCAGCGCCACACAGTACAGGTAAAATGACTTCTTAGCTGGAAAAAAAACAGGGTAAGTGTCCAACCATGGCTATCTGCAACATGAGACAGCTTTCAGACAACACTGCAACAGATGAAtttaaaccacacaaactggtttACTCATGGGGgactttgaaaaaaatgaacgCGGTCGTTCGAACACGTTATTTTCTTTATCGACGTGCGCGATGACaacagtttgtgtggttcaaatttcTCTATTACAAGGTTAAGGTTCACTTTGATTGATTTCTAAGGCAAGCTTGAAGACCTACTAACAGAGCAATTTTACAGTCTAGTGCTCTATATCAGATTCTGTACATTTCTTTTCGATGCCAACATCTAGTGTAAACAATACACATTTGGGGCATAGTGAGAAAAAATTGGTTGTGTTCATGAACGTTTACAAACTTACCTGGTAGCTGAAACCTTTCTTTCAAAGGTGTGAATGGCAAGATACAGATCCCAACATAAACCTGTGTGGAAAAAGAGAATTTATCAAGACATACCCTTCTCAGAGTTCATCATATGAAGAAAGAGGCATTGGGTTTGTAACCGTTTGTATCATATCAATGGATGATGTAAGTATGATAAACTGGGCTTGAAAtcattttgggaataggtgcactggtgcgccaacctaaatatttaggtgcacagaaagaatttcggGTGCGCAACATAAGATAAAAGTAGAATggcagcaaaacataattaaaaCCCTACTGGCTCTCTTAggaacttcaatctgaaattctatagctaacttcaaaatttcaaacaagtgcaACAAAGGCTATgatgctttttctgatacaagTACTGAaacttcaagaatattctgtatactagtgtacaatagtacctctcTCATACAGCCCACAAAAAGTATCTACAGATGCATTGGTGCACTAACattcaaaaattaggtgcacaggtccaattttaggtgcaaaaaagtgcataattatcatgatatcatgtacccagtattttgagcctaAAATGTGCAGTGGCATGGACTTGATCAGAAACACTAGGAGATCTAGCCTTACCAGAGAGAATAGACATGAGCTGGTGAACCAGAAGATCATCCCTCCGTGTCCAAACAGGCTGTAGTTTTCATCCTGTAGTCTGAACCGGGTATCAGGCAGGACAAACTCCAAAACCCCCTGCACAGGACAgaacatacatgtttgtatagaATTATATACATCAAGAACATTACACCTTTTAACAAACTGCCGAGGCTCACTGACAAGATAATAAAACAACATGCCATGATACCATAAAAGTCAAACCAGGCCctctctacatacatgtacgttgtacatgtacatgtaaggaccacctggccaatgtgaccactttttgctggtccctCATACACATTTCTCTATTCTATTTCTATTGATGCAGGCATTAAAGaaaacctaagcaatattagggcccaaaaatcggatcttgaaagtcaatttatttagtcatttctatagtacatgattagttcaaacaacactatcccAATGTATAGCGatgtccatcatgcaaaaatatgacgtcgttgtgatgtgagaactcactgaaaatcgttgccaGGGTTGTTGTAGgatcgcgaaactaagggaatcatcgtatgacatttttttgcacggttttTAAATGGTCAAAGTGTTATTaggcaaatgtgctaaataattgttagtacatgttactACCAtcaagatttcagcatttttttattttcatttttggccataatattgctttggttgcctttaagaatcctgtctataattACCACTTGTCCACAtgcatagaccagattttatcagccccctcagtggtcttcttgggcagttctgactgtagcatttcatcatcatcatcatcgttcctcctcttacgaggtgcagcaagagaagttggtcctccagaatttcttgtcattcatttcagaaaggagttcctgtccttccaaattgtagcatttacattgacatatgtcaatggagatagacatccaggtacataTAATAAGATGTGCAAgagaacagttactcaagtaactaaATAGATCTTAGGAATGGCCTGACATTTCATTCTGGTAGCATCAATTACTTTTCACCAGTCACTGACCAAAGGTACAGTACTGGATATTTCctaaaatgtctgaccatttccaaaatgtatctatatagtgagctgcttgagtgactgttttCGTGTGCACATTGACTTACAGTGCTGAATTGGTAAGACTGGAACAGAAATTGCAGTGGGGAGATGCTCACCTGTG contains the following coding sequences:
- the LOC136435728 gene encoding transmembrane protein adipocyte-associated 1 homolog — translated: MAMVLIPATMASTPVPTYHNITVNPTEMVANDTNTTSLPVEPAKCFEPLIMEINNSGVRVWDVVLLVPNLLFLLFLVIRFPKAKVKLKNTNSPIFRAFYILVVIVALISVSRSVVSMTVNATATLGILTDKILWIVLRFFLLGTEMSVVVFGLMFGHLDSRSSIKRVLLVTCFLALVYSVTQGVLEFVLPDTRFRLQDENYSLFGHGGMIFWFTSSCLFSLVYVGICILPFTPLKERFQLPAKKSFYLYCVALAVLNVTQATGSMLLYCDIWNGLCVVDATTLAYFTCFAPLVYWTFLSEFFGDPRPTSLNFSYKAQEDEPDDVHLPQSYTNLKLPDPSAINYSYDDTQIDQSGSPDVVVTKTNTGSLERWQYISS